One Ahaetulla prasina isolate Xishuangbanna chromosome 10, ASM2864084v1, whole genome shotgun sequence genomic region harbors:
- the DHX34 gene encoding probable ATP-dependent RNA helicase DHX34 isoform X1, producing the protein MFRLMSLIKKICPFNQWPHSQSNSGAHAQKLLINEQNLPARSELSAHLFKLGGGDLPFSAHLPTPRSFPGFPAHPGPAAPPAAEGTAEMAVEGWDCPATRARLEAAYFPPGCSGQELEDFWAFFRRLRGFCERRGSGTRDRPAYDPECRLNLQLPRREARGVSPALTRRFGLALLRFLDFAQRRSLARLARLQRERAALPIARSRESLLAALARSPVVLVAGDTGCGKSTQVPQFLLAAGYAHVACTQPRRLACVALAQRVARESLGRFGDQVGYQIRFDSARSPATRIVFLTEGLLLRQAQREPTLPAYRVLIVDEVHERHLHCDFLLGVLRRLLPSRADLKLVLMSATINIQLFADYFGDAPVIQVPGRLFPITVIYEPIRPEESSRGRREQLGVQPFLRVLQAIDHKYPPEERGDLLIFLSGVAEIGAVVEAAQSYATFTKRWVVLPLHSTLSVAEQDKVFDLAPPGVRKCIISTNIAETSVTIDGVRFVVDSGKVKEMSYDSKAKLHRLQEFWISRASAEQRKGRAGRTGPGVCYRLYAESDYDNFAPYPVPEIQRVALDALILQMKSMGLGDPRVFPFLEPPLRASLEAALGYLKYQGALDSAEALTPIGTLLAQLPVDVVIGKMLVLGTLLDLGAPMLTIAAVLSVPSPFLHRGGGRRDLDCLAARRSLGSPLGDPLTLLNIFNAWVQEKVANRRGSQWWCRRRGLEEHRLYEAANLRRQFQELLRDHGLLRPPAQPCSSYTRQRRRREHRELHRLKREHEQQGGRRRKLLRLQEEEEQEGGGSRFSSGEEEEDSSCLDIQDVNFQLRHDMEELQAAACEGHELSTGQLALLQLVLARGLYPQLAAPDPFNETRKDSEQIFHTREKAGLVLHPTSVFADAPELLHSDSKASKDPAGGPSRAGIRLFQSLGRMGRGFQRDLRLSEGPEGVTLLPTDAKERMISHPQVLSFVSLLETHKPYLVNCLRLPALQVLLLLARSLDTNADCTRIVADSWLELQIPVAEMAVRMLGIALRLRASWDKVLDRCLQRLTGQAGEEEETEAAPRTPEVCQLTHELLSFLKTEVQYTFRRMTPLEQQHLYGGPRVAPEEAKGLPSFFQGVQLVPHEVKGGYRIGEFLTFNCLAGEGDLYSDCLRSFWTCPRCGLYMPFTPLERVAHEEGCQSSDPQDGEPGCKGPRGGTVQAASGTCALQQLYHCTICQDSLHLTPTEILKHRKQHQGYL; encoded by the exons ATGTTCCGACTCATGTCGCTGATTAAAAAGATCTGTCCATTCAACCAATGGCCGCATAGTCAGAGCAATTCAGGTGCTCATGCTCAGAAACTTCTTATAAACGAGCAAAACCTACCTGCTCGGTCCGAGCTCTCTGCTCACCTGTTCAAGCTTGGGGGAGGCGATCTCCCTTTCTCCGCCCACCTCCCCACCCCTCGCAGCTTCCCAGGCTTTCCCGCCCACCCAGGACCTGCAGCGCCGCCGGCAGCCGAAGGAACGGCCGAGATGGCGGTGGAGGGCTGGGACTGCCCCGCCACGCGCGCCCGCCTGGAGGCCGCCTACTTCCCGCCGGGCTGCAGCGGCCAGGAGCTGGAGGACTTCTGGGCTTTCTTCCGGCGCCTGCGGGGCTTCTGCGAGCGGCGGGGCTCCGGGACTCGGGACCGGCCAGCCTACGATCCCGAGTGCCGCCTGAACCTGCAGCTGCCCCGGCGAGAGGCGAGAGGCGTGTCTCCGGCGCTCACGCGCCGCTTCGGCCTGGCGTTGCTCCGCTTCCTGGACTTTGCGCAGCGGCGGAGCTTGGCCCGGCTGGCGCGGCTGCAGCGGGAGCGCGCCGCCCTGCCCATCGCCCGCTCCCGGGAGTCGCTGCTGGCCGCCCTGGCGCGTAGCCCGGTGGTGCTGGTGGCCGGGGACACGGGCTGCGGGAAGTCCACGCAGGTGCCCCAGTTCCTGCTGGCCGCCGGCTACGCCCACGTGGCCTGCACCCAGCCGCGGCGCCTGGCTTGCGTGGCCCTGGCCCAGCGCGTGGCCCGCGAGAGCCTGGGGCGCTTCGGGGACCAG GTCGGCTACCAGATCCGCTTCGACAGCGCCCGCTCGCCGGCCACGCGCATCGTCTTCCTGACCGAAGGGCTGCTCCTGCGCCAGGCCCAGCGGGAGCCCACGCTGCCCGCCTACCGGGTGCTGATCGTGGATGAGGTTCACGAGCGGCACCTGCACTGCGACTTCCTGCTGGGCGTCCTGCGTCGCCTTTTGCCTTCCCGGGCTGACCTCAAGCTGGTGCTCATGTCTGCCACCATCAACATCCAGCTCTTTGCCGACTATTTTGGAGACGCTCCTGTGATCCAGGTTCCTGGACGCCTCTTCCCCATCACG gtcatctatgaACCCatccgccctgaggaaagcagcCGTGGGCGCAGGGAGCAACTGGGCGTCCAGCCCTTCCTGCGGGTGCTCCAGGCCATCGACCACAAGTATCCGCCGGAGGAGAGGGGAGACCTGCTCATCTTCCTCAGTGGGGTGGCTGAGATTGGGGCAGTGGTGGAGGCTGCACAGTCTTACGCGACCTTCACCAAGCGCTGGGTGGTCCTTCCTCtgcacagcaccctctctgtggccgAGCAGGACAAG GTTTTTGATCTTGCTCCACCAGGAGTCCGGAAGTGCATCATTTCCACCAACATTGCTGAGACTTCTGTGACCATCGATGGGGTCCGGTTTGTTGTGGATTCAG GAAAGGTGAAAGAGATGAGCTATGACTCCAAGGCCAAGCTACATCGCCTCCAGGAGTTCTGGATCAGTCGAGCCAGTGCTGAGCAACGCAAGGGCCGGGCAGGCCGCACTGGGCCCGGGGTCTGCTACCGCCTTTATGCTGAATCAGACTATGACAATTTTGCCCCCTATCCAGTGCCAGAGATCCAGCGAGTAGCTCTGGATGCCCTGATTTTACAG ATGAAGAGCATGGGCCTAGGCGATCCCCGAGTGTTCCCTTTCCTGGAGCCACCCCTTCGGGCCAGCCTGGAGGCAGCCCTGGGCTATCTAAAGTATCAGGGCGCCCTGGACTCAGCAGAGGCCCTAACACCCATTGGGACTCTCCTGGCTCAGTTGCCAGTTGATGTGGTGATTG GGAAGATGCTGGTGTTGGGGACACTCCTGGACCTGGGTGCCCCGATGCTCACCATTGCCGCTGTCCTCAGCGTGCCCTCCCCCTTCCTGCACAGGGGTGGGGGGCGCAGGGACCTGGACTGCCTGGCAGCCCGGCGAAGTCTGGGGAGCCCACTGGGAGACCCCCTGACTCTTCTGAATATCTTCAACGCCTGGGTCCAG GAGAAAGTGGCTAATCGCCGAGGATCCCAGTGGTGGTGTCGGCGTCGGGGCCTGGAGGAGCACCGACTCTACGAGGCGGCCAATCTGCGGCGCCAGTTTCAG GAACTGTTGCGGGACCACGGACTCCTGCGCCCTCCTGCTCAGCCTTGCAGCTCCTACACtcgacagaggaggaggcgggagcATCGAGAGCTGCACAGACTCAAGCGGGAGCATGAGCAGCAGGGCGGGCGCCGGCGGAAGCTGTTGCggctgcaggaggaggaagagcaggaaggAGGAGGGTCCCGTTTTTCAtctggggaagaggaggaggacagttCCTGCCTAGACATTCAG GATGTGAATTTTCAGCTGCGGCATGATATGGAGGAGCTGCAGGCAGCTGCCTGTGAAGGCCATGAGCTCTCAACCGGCCAGTTGGCTCTGCTGCAGCTGGTGCTGGCTCGGGGCCTTTATCCTCAGCTGGCTGCCCCCGACCCTTTCAACGAGACCCGCAAAGATTCGGAACAG ATCTTCCACACGAGAGAGAAAGCCGGCCTTGTCCTGCACCCGACCAGTGTGTTTGCTGATGCCCCAGAACTGCTGCATTCAGACTCCAAGGCTAGCAAGGACCCAG CTGGAGGGCCATCAAGGGCAGGAATAAGACTTTTCCAGAGCTTAGGAAGGATGGGAAGAGGCTTTCAGAGGGACCTGAGGCTTTCAGAGGGACCTGAGGGAGTGACCTTACTGCCCACAGATGCCAAGGAGAGGATGATCAGCCACCCCCAAGTCCTGTCCTTCGTCTCATTGCTGGAGACCCACAAGCCCTACCTGGTGAACTGTCTCCGCCTACCGGCACTGCAG GTGTTACTGCTTTTGGCTCGCTCTCTCGATACCAACGCTGACTGCACACGCATTGTGGCTGACTCCTGGCTTGAGCTCCAAATCCCCGTGGCAGAGATGGCTGTGCGGATGCTCGGCATTGCCTTACGTCTCCGGGCCTCTTGGGACAAAGTGTTGGACAGGTGTCTGCAAAGATTGACAGGGCAggctggggaggaagaagagacagAGGCAGCACCCCGCACCCCGGAGGTGTGCCAACTCACACACGAACTGTTGAGCTTCCTGAAGACGGAG GTCCAGTACACCTTCCGGCGAATGACCCCTCTGGAGCAGCAGCACCTGTATGGAGGCCCCAGGGTTGCACCTGAGGAGGCTAAAGGGCTGCCAAGCTTCTTCCAGGGAGTGCAGCTGGTGCCCCACGAGGTGAAAGGTGGCTACAGGATTGGCGAGTTTCTGACATTTAATTGTCTGGCT GGGGAGGGAGATCTGTACAGTGACTGCCTGCGCAGTTTCTGGACGTGCCCACGATGTGGCCTTTACATGCCCTTCACTCCTCTGGAGCGTGTGGCCCATGAAGAGGGCTGCCAGTCGTCTGACCCTCAGGACGGGGAGCCTGGCTGCAAAG GGCCCAGAGGGGGCACAGTGCAGGCTGCATCTGGCACCTGTGCCCTGCAGCAACTCTACcactgtaccatctgccaggacAGCCTGCACCTCACACCCACAGAAATCCTGAAGCATCGGAAGCAGCATCAGGGGTACCTGTGA
- the DHX34 gene encoding probable ATP-dependent RNA helicase DHX34 isoform X6, whose product MFRLMSLIKKICPFNQWPHSQSNSGAHAQKLLINEQNLPARSELSAHLFKLGGGDLPFSAHLPTPRSFPGFPAHPGPAAPPAAEGTAEMAVEGWDCPATRARLEAAYFPPGCSGQELEDFWAFFRRLRGFCERRGSGTRDRPAYDPECRLNLQLPRREARGVSPALTRRFGLALLRFLDFAQRRSLARLARLQRERAALPIARSRESLLAALARSPVVLVAGDTGCGKSTQVPQFLLAAGYAHVACTQPRRLACVALAQRVARESLGRFGDQVGYQIRFDSARSPATRIVFLTEGLLLRQAQREPTLPAYRVLIVDEVHERHLHCDFLLGVLRRLLPSRADLKLVLMSATINIQLFADYFGDAPVIQVPGRLFPITVIYEPIRPEESSRGRREQLGVQPFLRVLQAIDHKYPPEERGDLLIFLSGVAEIGAVVEAAQSYATFTKRWVVLPLHSTLSVAEQDKVFDLAPPGVRKCIISTNIAETSVTIDGVRFVVDSGKVKEMSYDSKAKLHRLQEFWISRASAEQRKGRAGRTGPGVCYRLYAESDYDNFAPYPVPEIQRVALDALILQEKVANRRGSQWWCRRRGLEEHRLYEAANLRRQFQELLRDHGLLRPPAQPCSSYTRQRRRREHRELHRLKREHEQQGGRRRKLLRLQEEEEQEGGGSRFSSGEEEEDSSCLDIQDVNFQLRHDMEELQAAACEGHELSTGQLALLQLVLARGLYPQLAAPDPFNETRKDSEQIFHTREKAGLVLHPTSVFADAPELLHSDSKASKDPAGGPSRAGIRLFQSLGRMGRGFQRDLRLSEGPEGVTLLPTDAKERMISHPQVLSFVSLLETHKPYLVNCLRLPALQVLLLLARSLDTNADCTRIVADSWLELQIPVAEMAVRMLGIALRLRASWDKVLDRCLQRLTGQAGEEEETEAAPRTPEVCQLTHELLSFLKTEVQYTFRRMTPLEQQHLYGGPRVAPEEAKGLPSFFQGVQLVPHEVKGGYRIGEFLTFNCLAGEGDLYSDCLRSFWTCPRCGLYMPFTPLERVAHEEGCQSSDPQDGEPGCKGPRGGTVQAASGTCALQQLYHCTICQDSLHLTPTEILKHRKQHQGYL is encoded by the exons ATGTTCCGACTCATGTCGCTGATTAAAAAGATCTGTCCATTCAACCAATGGCCGCATAGTCAGAGCAATTCAGGTGCTCATGCTCAGAAACTTCTTATAAACGAGCAAAACCTACCTGCTCGGTCCGAGCTCTCTGCTCACCTGTTCAAGCTTGGGGGAGGCGATCTCCCTTTCTCCGCCCACCTCCCCACCCCTCGCAGCTTCCCAGGCTTTCCCGCCCACCCAGGACCTGCAGCGCCGCCGGCAGCCGAAGGAACGGCCGAGATGGCGGTGGAGGGCTGGGACTGCCCCGCCACGCGCGCCCGCCTGGAGGCCGCCTACTTCCCGCCGGGCTGCAGCGGCCAGGAGCTGGAGGACTTCTGGGCTTTCTTCCGGCGCCTGCGGGGCTTCTGCGAGCGGCGGGGCTCCGGGACTCGGGACCGGCCAGCCTACGATCCCGAGTGCCGCCTGAACCTGCAGCTGCCCCGGCGAGAGGCGAGAGGCGTGTCTCCGGCGCTCACGCGCCGCTTCGGCCTGGCGTTGCTCCGCTTCCTGGACTTTGCGCAGCGGCGGAGCTTGGCCCGGCTGGCGCGGCTGCAGCGGGAGCGCGCCGCCCTGCCCATCGCCCGCTCCCGGGAGTCGCTGCTGGCCGCCCTGGCGCGTAGCCCGGTGGTGCTGGTGGCCGGGGACACGGGCTGCGGGAAGTCCACGCAGGTGCCCCAGTTCCTGCTGGCCGCCGGCTACGCCCACGTGGCCTGCACCCAGCCGCGGCGCCTGGCTTGCGTGGCCCTGGCCCAGCGCGTGGCCCGCGAGAGCCTGGGGCGCTTCGGGGACCAG GTCGGCTACCAGATCCGCTTCGACAGCGCCCGCTCGCCGGCCACGCGCATCGTCTTCCTGACCGAAGGGCTGCTCCTGCGCCAGGCCCAGCGGGAGCCCACGCTGCCCGCCTACCGGGTGCTGATCGTGGATGAGGTTCACGAGCGGCACCTGCACTGCGACTTCCTGCTGGGCGTCCTGCGTCGCCTTTTGCCTTCCCGGGCTGACCTCAAGCTGGTGCTCATGTCTGCCACCATCAACATCCAGCTCTTTGCCGACTATTTTGGAGACGCTCCTGTGATCCAGGTTCCTGGACGCCTCTTCCCCATCACG gtcatctatgaACCCatccgccctgaggaaagcagcCGTGGGCGCAGGGAGCAACTGGGCGTCCAGCCCTTCCTGCGGGTGCTCCAGGCCATCGACCACAAGTATCCGCCGGAGGAGAGGGGAGACCTGCTCATCTTCCTCAGTGGGGTGGCTGAGATTGGGGCAGTGGTGGAGGCTGCACAGTCTTACGCGACCTTCACCAAGCGCTGGGTGGTCCTTCCTCtgcacagcaccctctctgtggccgAGCAGGACAAG GTTTTTGATCTTGCTCCACCAGGAGTCCGGAAGTGCATCATTTCCACCAACATTGCTGAGACTTCTGTGACCATCGATGGGGTCCGGTTTGTTGTGGATTCAG GAAAGGTGAAAGAGATGAGCTATGACTCCAAGGCCAAGCTACATCGCCTCCAGGAGTTCTGGATCAGTCGAGCCAGTGCTGAGCAACGCAAGGGCCGGGCAGGCCGCACTGGGCCCGGGGTCTGCTACCGCCTTTATGCTGAATCAGACTATGACAATTTTGCCCCCTATCCAGTGCCAGAGATCCAGCGAGTAGCTCTGGATGCCCTGATTTTACAG GAGAAAGTGGCTAATCGCCGAGGATCCCAGTGGTGGTGTCGGCGTCGGGGCCTGGAGGAGCACCGACTCTACGAGGCGGCCAATCTGCGGCGCCAGTTTCAG GAACTGTTGCGGGACCACGGACTCCTGCGCCCTCCTGCTCAGCCTTGCAGCTCCTACACtcgacagaggaggaggcgggagcATCGAGAGCTGCACAGACTCAAGCGGGAGCATGAGCAGCAGGGCGGGCGCCGGCGGAAGCTGTTGCggctgcaggaggaggaagagcaggaaggAGGAGGGTCCCGTTTTTCAtctggggaagaggaggaggacagttCCTGCCTAGACATTCAG GATGTGAATTTTCAGCTGCGGCATGATATGGAGGAGCTGCAGGCAGCTGCCTGTGAAGGCCATGAGCTCTCAACCGGCCAGTTGGCTCTGCTGCAGCTGGTGCTGGCTCGGGGCCTTTATCCTCAGCTGGCTGCCCCCGACCCTTTCAACGAGACCCGCAAAGATTCGGAACAG ATCTTCCACACGAGAGAGAAAGCCGGCCTTGTCCTGCACCCGACCAGTGTGTTTGCTGATGCCCCAGAACTGCTGCATTCAGACTCCAAGGCTAGCAAGGACCCAG CTGGAGGGCCATCAAGGGCAGGAATAAGACTTTTCCAGAGCTTAGGAAGGATGGGAAGAGGCTTTCAGAGGGACCTGAGGCTTTCAGAGGGACCTGAGGGAGTGACCTTACTGCCCACAGATGCCAAGGAGAGGATGATCAGCCACCCCCAAGTCCTGTCCTTCGTCTCATTGCTGGAGACCCACAAGCCCTACCTGGTGAACTGTCTCCGCCTACCGGCACTGCAG GTGTTACTGCTTTTGGCTCGCTCTCTCGATACCAACGCTGACTGCACACGCATTGTGGCTGACTCCTGGCTTGAGCTCCAAATCCCCGTGGCAGAGATGGCTGTGCGGATGCTCGGCATTGCCTTACGTCTCCGGGCCTCTTGGGACAAAGTGTTGGACAGGTGTCTGCAAAGATTGACAGGGCAggctggggaggaagaagagacagAGGCAGCACCCCGCACCCCGGAGGTGTGCCAACTCACACACGAACTGTTGAGCTTCCTGAAGACGGAG GTCCAGTACACCTTCCGGCGAATGACCCCTCTGGAGCAGCAGCACCTGTATGGAGGCCCCAGGGTTGCACCTGAGGAGGCTAAAGGGCTGCCAAGCTTCTTCCAGGGAGTGCAGCTGGTGCCCCACGAGGTGAAAGGTGGCTACAGGATTGGCGAGTTTCTGACATTTAATTGTCTGGCT GGGGAGGGAGATCTGTACAGTGACTGCCTGCGCAGTTTCTGGACGTGCCCACGATGTGGCCTTTACATGCCCTTCACTCCTCTGGAGCGTGTGGCCCATGAAGAGGGCTGCCAGTCGTCTGACCCTCAGGACGGGGAGCCTGGCTGCAAAG GGCCCAGAGGGGGCACAGTGCAGGCTGCATCTGGCACCTGTGCCCTGCAGCAACTCTACcactgtaccatctgccaggacAGCCTGCACCTCACACCCACAGAAATCCTGAAGCATCGGAAGCAGCATCAGGGGTACCTGTGA
- the DHX34 gene encoding probable ATP-dependent RNA helicase DHX34 isoform X3, whose amino-acid sequence MFRLMSLIKKICPFNQWPHSQSNSGAHAQKLLINEQNLPARSELSAHLFKLGGGDLPFSAHLPTPRSFPGFPAHPGPAAPPAAEGTAEMAVEGWDCPATRARLEAAYFPPGCSGQELEDFWAFFRRLRGFCERRGSGTRDRPAYDPECRLNLQLPRREARGVSPALTRRFGLALLRFLDFAQRRSLARLARLQRERAALPIARSRESLLAALARSPVVLVAGDTGCGKSTQVPQFLLAAGYAHVACTQPRRLACVALAQRVARESLGRFGDQVGYQIRFDSARSPATRIVFLTEGLLLRQAQREPTLPAYRVLIVDEVHERHLHCDFLLGVLRRLLPSRADLKLVLMSATINIQLFADYFGDAPVIQVPGRLFPITVIYEPIRPEESSRGRREQLGVQPFLRVLQAIDHKYPPEERGDLLIFLSGVAEIGAVVEAAQSYATFTKRWVVLPLHSTLSVAEQDKVFDLAPPGVRKCIISTNIAETSVTIDGVRFVVDSGKVKEMSYDSKAKLHRLQEFWISRASAEQRKGRAGRTGPGVCYRLYAESDYDNFAPYPVPEIQRVALDALILQMKSMGLGDPRVFPFLEPPLRASLEAALGYLKYQGALDSAEALTPIGTLLAQLPVDVVIGKMLVLGTLLDLGAPMLTIAAVLSVPSPFLHRGGGRRDLDCLAARRSLGSPLGDPLTLLNIFNAWVQEKVANRRGSQWWCRRRGLEEHRLYEAANLRRQFQELLRDHGLLRPPAQPCSSYTRQRRRREHRELHRLKREHEQQGGRRRKLLRLQEEEEQEGGGSRFSSGEEEEDSSCLDIQDVNFQLRHDMEELQAAACEGHELSTGQLALLQLVLARGLYPQLAAPDPFNETRKDSEQIFHTREKAGLVLHPTSVFADAPELLHSDSKASKDPDAKERMISHPQVLSFVSLLETHKPYLVNCLRLPALQVLLLLARSLDTNADCTRIVADSWLELQIPVAEMAVRMLGIALRLRASWDKVLDRCLQRLTGQAGEEEETEAAPRTPEVCQLTHELLSFLKTEVQYTFRRMTPLEQQHLYGGPRVAPEEAKGLPSFFQGVQLVPHEVKGGYRIGEFLTFNCLAGEGDLYSDCLRSFWTCPRCGLYMPFTPLERVAHEEGCQSSDPQDGEPGCKGPRGGTVQAASGTCALQQLYHCTICQDSLHLTPTEILKHRKQHQGYL is encoded by the exons ATGTTCCGACTCATGTCGCTGATTAAAAAGATCTGTCCATTCAACCAATGGCCGCATAGTCAGAGCAATTCAGGTGCTCATGCTCAGAAACTTCTTATAAACGAGCAAAACCTACCTGCTCGGTCCGAGCTCTCTGCTCACCTGTTCAAGCTTGGGGGAGGCGATCTCCCTTTCTCCGCCCACCTCCCCACCCCTCGCAGCTTCCCAGGCTTTCCCGCCCACCCAGGACCTGCAGCGCCGCCGGCAGCCGAAGGAACGGCCGAGATGGCGGTGGAGGGCTGGGACTGCCCCGCCACGCGCGCCCGCCTGGAGGCCGCCTACTTCCCGCCGGGCTGCAGCGGCCAGGAGCTGGAGGACTTCTGGGCTTTCTTCCGGCGCCTGCGGGGCTTCTGCGAGCGGCGGGGCTCCGGGACTCGGGACCGGCCAGCCTACGATCCCGAGTGCCGCCTGAACCTGCAGCTGCCCCGGCGAGAGGCGAGAGGCGTGTCTCCGGCGCTCACGCGCCGCTTCGGCCTGGCGTTGCTCCGCTTCCTGGACTTTGCGCAGCGGCGGAGCTTGGCCCGGCTGGCGCGGCTGCAGCGGGAGCGCGCCGCCCTGCCCATCGCCCGCTCCCGGGAGTCGCTGCTGGCCGCCCTGGCGCGTAGCCCGGTGGTGCTGGTGGCCGGGGACACGGGCTGCGGGAAGTCCACGCAGGTGCCCCAGTTCCTGCTGGCCGCCGGCTACGCCCACGTGGCCTGCACCCAGCCGCGGCGCCTGGCTTGCGTGGCCCTGGCCCAGCGCGTGGCCCGCGAGAGCCTGGGGCGCTTCGGGGACCAG GTCGGCTACCAGATCCGCTTCGACAGCGCCCGCTCGCCGGCCACGCGCATCGTCTTCCTGACCGAAGGGCTGCTCCTGCGCCAGGCCCAGCGGGAGCCCACGCTGCCCGCCTACCGGGTGCTGATCGTGGATGAGGTTCACGAGCGGCACCTGCACTGCGACTTCCTGCTGGGCGTCCTGCGTCGCCTTTTGCCTTCCCGGGCTGACCTCAAGCTGGTGCTCATGTCTGCCACCATCAACATCCAGCTCTTTGCCGACTATTTTGGAGACGCTCCTGTGATCCAGGTTCCTGGACGCCTCTTCCCCATCACG gtcatctatgaACCCatccgccctgaggaaagcagcCGTGGGCGCAGGGAGCAACTGGGCGTCCAGCCCTTCCTGCGGGTGCTCCAGGCCATCGACCACAAGTATCCGCCGGAGGAGAGGGGAGACCTGCTCATCTTCCTCAGTGGGGTGGCTGAGATTGGGGCAGTGGTGGAGGCTGCACAGTCTTACGCGACCTTCACCAAGCGCTGGGTGGTCCTTCCTCtgcacagcaccctctctgtggccgAGCAGGACAAG GTTTTTGATCTTGCTCCACCAGGAGTCCGGAAGTGCATCATTTCCACCAACATTGCTGAGACTTCTGTGACCATCGATGGGGTCCGGTTTGTTGTGGATTCAG GAAAGGTGAAAGAGATGAGCTATGACTCCAAGGCCAAGCTACATCGCCTCCAGGAGTTCTGGATCAGTCGAGCCAGTGCTGAGCAACGCAAGGGCCGGGCAGGCCGCACTGGGCCCGGGGTCTGCTACCGCCTTTATGCTGAATCAGACTATGACAATTTTGCCCCCTATCCAGTGCCAGAGATCCAGCGAGTAGCTCTGGATGCCCTGATTTTACAG ATGAAGAGCATGGGCCTAGGCGATCCCCGAGTGTTCCCTTTCCTGGAGCCACCCCTTCGGGCCAGCCTGGAGGCAGCCCTGGGCTATCTAAAGTATCAGGGCGCCCTGGACTCAGCAGAGGCCCTAACACCCATTGGGACTCTCCTGGCTCAGTTGCCAGTTGATGTGGTGATTG GGAAGATGCTGGTGTTGGGGACACTCCTGGACCTGGGTGCCCCGATGCTCACCATTGCCGCTGTCCTCAGCGTGCCCTCCCCCTTCCTGCACAGGGGTGGGGGGCGCAGGGACCTGGACTGCCTGGCAGCCCGGCGAAGTCTGGGGAGCCCACTGGGAGACCCCCTGACTCTTCTGAATATCTTCAACGCCTGGGTCCAG GAGAAAGTGGCTAATCGCCGAGGATCCCAGTGGTGGTGTCGGCGTCGGGGCCTGGAGGAGCACCGACTCTACGAGGCGGCCAATCTGCGGCGCCAGTTTCAG GAACTGTTGCGGGACCACGGACTCCTGCGCCCTCCTGCTCAGCCTTGCAGCTCCTACACtcgacagaggaggaggcgggagcATCGAGAGCTGCACAGACTCAAGCGGGAGCATGAGCAGCAGGGCGGGCGCCGGCGGAAGCTGTTGCggctgcaggaggaggaagagcaggaaggAGGAGGGTCCCGTTTTTCAtctggggaagaggaggaggacagttCCTGCCTAGACATTCAG GATGTGAATTTTCAGCTGCGGCATGATATGGAGGAGCTGCAGGCAGCTGCCTGTGAAGGCCATGAGCTCTCAACCGGCCAGTTGGCTCTGCTGCAGCTGGTGCTGGCTCGGGGCCTTTATCCTCAGCTGGCTGCCCCCGACCCTTTCAACGAGACCCGCAAAGATTCGGAACAG ATCTTCCACACGAGAGAGAAAGCCGGCCTTGTCCTGCACCCGACCAGTGTGTTTGCTGATGCCCCAGAACTGCTGCATTCAGACTCCAAGGCTAGCAAGGACCCAG ATGCCAAGGAGAGGATGATCAGCCACCCCCAAGTCCTGTCCTTCGTCTCATTGCTGGAGACCCACAAGCCCTACCTGGTGAACTGTCTCCGCCTACCGGCACTGCAG GTGTTACTGCTTTTGGCTCGCTCTCTCGATACCAACGCTGACTGCACACGCATTGTGGCTGACTCCTGGCTTGAGCTCCAAATCCCCGTGGCAGAGATGGCTGTGCGGATGCTCGGCATTGCCTTACGTCTCCGGGCCTCTTGGGACAAAGTGTTGGACAGGTGTCTGCAAAGATTGACAGGGCAggctggggaggaagaagagacagAGGCAGCACCCCGCACCCCGGAGGTGTGCCAACTCACACACGAACTGTTGAGCTTCCTGAAGACGGAG GTCCAGTACACCTTCCGGCGAATGACCCCTCTGGAGCAGCAGCACCTGTATGGAGGCCCCAGGGTTGCACCTGAGGAGGCTAAAGGGCTGCCAAGCTTCTTCCAGGGAGTGCAGCTGGTGCCCCACGAGGTGAAAGGTGGCTACAGGATTGGCGAGTTTCTGACATTTAATTGTCTGGCT GGGGAGGGAGATCTGTACAGTGACTGCCTGCGCAGTTTCTGGACGTGCCCACGATGTGGCCTTTACATGCCCTTCACTCCTCTGGAGCGTGTGGCCCATGAAGAGGGCTGCCAGTCGTCTGACCCTCAGGACGGGGAGCCTGGCTGCAAAG GGCCCAGAGGGGGCACAGTGCAGGCTGCATCTGGCACCTGTGCCCTGCAGCAACTCTACcactgtaccatctgccaggacAGCCTGCACCTCACACCCACAGAAATCCTGAAGCATCGGAAGCAGCATCAGGGGTACCTGTGA